Genomic DNA from Hypanus sabinus isolate sHypSab1 chromosome 14, sHypSab1.hap1, whole genome shotgun sequence:
CATGTGATAAGGCACTGGAAATGGCAAAGTCTAtggatcggtgggaagggatgggggggaaaaaatggacaagggagtcgcctagggagtgatccctacagaaagcagaaaaCCACCAATCTActacccggcacttatccttgtaagtggaacaagtgctacacctgcccttacacttcctccctcaccacccttcagggccccagacagtccttccaggtgaggcgacacttcacctgtgagtcggctggtgtggtatactgcgtccggtgctcctggtgtggccttctatatattggtgagactgggagaccatttcactgaacacctacgctctgtccaccagataaagcaggatctcccaatggtcacagattttaattccatgtcccattcccattctgatatgtctagccatggcttcctctactgtcaagatgaagccacactcaggtttaaGGAACAAAACCTCataatccatctgggtagcctccatcctgatggcatgaacagtgatttctccaacttctgttaatgcccctcctccccttcttaccccatcccttatttatctatttcccccccttgtttttctttctctgcccctctcacaatcactccttgcctgttctccatcttcctctggtgctcccctccccctttctttctccctaggcctcccgtcccatgatcctccctcttctccagctctgtatcctttttgccaatcacctttccagctcttggcttcatccctccccctgtcttctcctatcattttggatttccccctccccctctcactttcaaatcttttactaactcttctttcagttagtcctgacgaagggtctcggcccaaaacgtcgactgtacttcttcctatagatactgcctggcctgttgtgttcaccagcattttgtgtgtgttgcttgaatttctggaatctgcagatttcctcgtgtttgcatttacAAAATAttccagtacagcttcaatgcTGGCATCTACTTAACTGCACAGTATGGGGGAACAGAGGGATTCCAGGCTGCAGGTTAATAAATCCCTTAAAGTTGCAcaaaagttgatagggttgttaagaggGCATACGGTGTGTTGAATCTCATTAGTTGGCAGtctgagtttaagagctgtgaGGCAATGTTAGAGttctataaaatcctggttagaccacacttggaaaatTGAGTTCAGTGCTGGTCCCTTCATTGTAGGAAgtgtgtggaagctttagaagggTTGCAGCGGAGATTTAATAGGATGttgtcttgatagaggtgtacaaggtgataagaagCATAGGTCGTGTGATAGCCAGTGACCTTTTCTCTtgtctaatacaagaggacataattttaaggtgattggataaAATTATAGTAGGATTGTCAGAGATAGACTTTTTGCCCGGCGTGATGGGTGCACGGAACGCCCTGCCAAATGCGGCAGAtatattaggagcatttaagaaactcttagataaggcACATGGTTGACAGAAATACAGAGGGTTatataggaggaaagggttagattgatctcagagtagctTAAAAGGTTGGCATGACACTATGGGCTAAAGGGTGtgcattgtgctgtaatgttctatgtttagaATATTGACTATTGCACAGTTTTTGTATGTCCTGTGAGTACATGTAGGACAGTTCTACCCTGACCATTTACTGCTCCATTAATCAACCTTTGATCTTAAGTAGAATGACAGATGGATAATTGGAAGTGTTTTTAAGCAATACTTACTTACCAACAATTTGCTCATGGATGTTTAGTTTGAGCTCTGCCCAAGTTACAGTAAAGGGACaaatgtagtgtatttaatatttcagtaacatttgtgTAATCTTGTGTATATCTTGCTTGACTAATCATTTTTGttaatttacataattcattaggggttatatgtataaatacctGAATTTCATACATCATCACGCTACCCCGTGTTTCGCGGGCACCTCGCTCAAAGTAAACTTGAAGTTAGACGCACATATctggactcctgtgtcttcctttgaattagtttaacgtTTTGAAGTCACAAAACTTAACAACAACCAATGACCTTCCCTGCCGAGAAAACATGGTGGGAAACCTTTCAGCTACAGATAGCCTTTCCACTGATTCTGTAGATATCCCTTTCTAAATATGGATCTCAGGATCTGaggtgggagcagaacatcagctccatcctgaagaaggcccagcagcggatgtacttcctgcggctcttgaggaaatgtggtctgcctcaggaattgctgctgcagttctacactgcagtcattgagtctgtcctgtgcacctccatcactgtgtggtttggagccgccaccaagcaggatagaaccagactacagcgcacagtgaggactgccgagcgcatcattggagcctccctgccttctattgtggacctgtactcttccaggttgaagaagagggcagggaacatcataaaggactccttccatcctgcgcaaggactgtttgaactgcttccatccggtaggcgcttcagatccctccagactaagactaataggcactggagaagttttttccctactgcggtcactttgctgaacagttaactgccggttaactgtcagctaactattacttggattgcactacctgtatgtataatctatattttcatttatatttgtcattattattgttatgagcagagagacaacatctgccggaagtaaattccttgtatgtgcacaggtacttggcgattaaagtctgattctgattctgattctgatggagCAGTGAAAAGGAGGTAAAGTTGGAGCATTATCATTAACCACTCACACTCTTTCCTGTGGATTTGCAAGTCATACTGGCGGTGCattaatagaaatattaattagcTTTTCTTACCTTTGTAGTAACAAGAACATATCTTGAGAGTTGCAAGTTCTATTTATGTAACTGATTTCTTAAATATGAAATTGTAGACATAGCCCTTCAGTACGAAACCCACCAGTTCTGATACATTTAAATGGTTTCAGAAACTGGCAAAATGATCTAGAATCTTGCTTAGATCTTTGAGGGTCAGAAACAACACATAGGCAGTGAAGTACTGcagaagttaaagccaacatcaAAAGTTATTTTTGAATGTGACTAAATACTACAAGTTTGTTGGGATCCAACAGTCTTTGTGCTAGAGTATATCACAAGGTAACTGCACATACCAATTAAACACCTAGTGAAAGTATTGGAAAGAATTATCTTGTGTACTGGAGAGAGAAGTTGTGATAAAATAATGCTGTTGTAAATTAAATGCTGATTGTAATTAATGAGAATTGACTGTGTGAATTAAATTGCATCGCACGAGTTCACTTAGTACAAAATGAGTTATTTTCAACACCTTCATTTCCAAATATTTGCATGAATTTGAAGTTTTACATTAATTTACTTAAGGTTTAAGGTAGATGTGAAGAAAATAGTTCTGCTTTATTTCTGTTTGTCTTTTCACTACAAATTAAGCAAAATGTACACAAATCATGCAGAGATTATGAAAACTGACAGCAACAATAAGCTTATGAATGGTTAATAAGTTGTCCTATACTTCAGAGTGAAGCACATAAGCAGAGTACTGATCCTATTTCAATAACAATGTGTATCCATTTTTTACAGCTGATTATTGAATTCCTTTTGGATTTCTATCACCATGAGCTGTAAAAAATATATCATGTATGACTTACTTCATGCATATCTTTCCCACAAATGTTTCTTTGGAATTCTAGAGAATCCTTAAATATATCATTGATACTCAATTGACATTtacatgtgatgcaccatcaataactcacactgagacgtaggcgagatatcggcttttattgactggaagaaggaaccaggagtgagtgtctatcatacaaggtcctggagactgaggccgatcttcaggccgcaggtctcctttatacaggggcctgtgggaggagccacaggagcagtcagcaggggcgtgtcccgacaggcacatagttcaccacattcacccccccttcgtttgaaaaagtcctcatgtagcgaaggttcttacaagtcaagccgatcaggcggtcgaatctgtcgctgcgatctacgtagcaccggctgtgaccgcataggtgccggcaacattggcgattgcacaggggacgggggttgcgcgtgttcttgcccactaggcgccggtgatccctcatgcatgtgcgaggcgcctggtataaatgcgtacgaaacgcccggtatacaagtgtcgtgaggagtctgtgtagggcctggtgagtacggtgtcacctctggtgcagggttcacagttaccggagagccttcagggtagtggtctgctgcacctgcgggtgccaggtcgcggatggagaccgtgtcctcccgcccatcaggtaagaccacgtaagcatactgggggttcgcatggagaaggtgaaccctctccaccagcggggagtatttattgctcctcacatgtttccggagcagcactggccccggggacgtcagccaaactggtagggtggtcccagtgacagacttcctgggaaaagagaataggcgttcgtgaggggtggcattggtggacgtacataacagagagcggatagagtgcagtgcctcagggaggacctcctgccatcgagagaccggcaaccctttggacttaagggctaaaagtgtggccttccacactgtggcattctcccgctctacctggccattaccccggggattataactcgtggtccgactggtagcaatgcccctagctagcaagtactggcgcagctcctcactcataaaggaggaccctctatcactgtggatatagcagggatacccgaacagagtgaagagctggcgcagggcttttatgacggacgtggcagtggtgtcggggcaggggatggcaaaggggaaccgtgagaacttgtcaataacactgagaaaatagacattgcggtcagtggagggaagggggcccttaaagtcaacactcaggcgttcaaaagggcgggtggccttgacaagttgtgccgtgtcaggacagtagaagtgcggtttgcactcggcacaaatttggcagtccctggtcatcgtcctgatgtcctccagggagtacggcaggttccgagctttcacaaaatggtaaaatcgggtgacccccggatggcaaagttgtgcatgaagggcgtacagctggtcgagctgtgtgctagcacatgttccccgggatagggcatcagggggctcattgagtctgccaggccggtacaggatatcataggtgtaggtggagagttctatcctccaccgcaaaatcttatcatttttgatcttgccccgctgttggttgctgaacaggaacgcaaccgagcgctggtcggtcagcacagtgaatcttttgccagcaagatagtgcctccagtgcctaacagcctccactatggcctgggcttctttctccaccgcggagtgccgaatttcagagccttggagggtgcgagaaaagaatgctactggtctgccttcctgattaagggtagcagccagagcgaaatcggaggcatcacactccacttggaagggagcggtctcgtccactgcatgcatcgtagctttggcaatgtccgctttaatgcagttgaaggccgcgcaggcctcagcagagaggggaaacgaggtagacttgaccagggggcgagccttgtctgcgtaatgggggacccattgggcgtaataggaaaaaaaccccaggcaccgtctgagggccttgagagtggtgggaagagggagctctaacagggggcgcatacgttcgggatcaggcccaataaccccgttttccacgacatacccaagtatagcaaggcgggtggtaccaaaaacacacttgtccctgttataagtaaggttcagagctgcggccacttggagaaaccgttggaggttggcgtcgtgatctggcctgtcatgaccacagatggtgatgttatccagatagggaaatgtggcctgcagttggtactggtccaccatccggtccatttccctctggaagacagagacaccattcgtgacaccgaaagggatgcgcaggaagtgatagagccggccgcccgcctcgaaggcggtgtaggggcggtcctctgggcagatggggagctggtgatatggcgactggcggcggcgttggcgaattcgctcccgggagccggcggtggcggggtctgaggcgtccacgaaaccggcggggaatcgcgcgactggacagcgtcggcgttatgccgcgcagcttctagagcgttggccttctctatcgccgagcttaaggtaagatccgagttctccagcagccgctggcgcatgtacactgacctcagtcccgtcacaaaggcgtctcgcactagcagctccgcatgctgttctgccgtgagcgtcttgcagtcacaagctcggactagtgtctgtagtgctcggagaaactcagcgcacgattcgccaggccgctgttgccgggtagctaagcgatgtcttgcgtagacggtgttcaccggccgcaggtactgtcgtttgagggcgtccagtgccccttcgtaggtcggcaggtcccggataaaggagtaaactttggaggagaccctcgagagtaggattctgtgcataacggcgggttcagtcgcacgaagctccgccaagtacgattggaagcatgcaagccagtgttcaaaagcgagagccgcgtcagggtcttgagggtccaaatccaaccggtccggacgcaaaacgggttccatgttttaaaacttccagtcaataaaattgatgcaccatcaataactcacactgagacgtaggcgagatatcggcttttattgactggaagaaggaaccaggagtgagtgtctatcatacaaggtcctggagactgaggccgatcttcaggccgcaggtctcctttatacaggggcctgtgggaggagccacaggagcagtcagcaggggcgtgtcccgacaggcacatagttcaccacaacatgtTACTAATTTATAACTTTCTATACAACCTACTCAATACAATATTTCTCCATAtgaagaaacatttaaaaaaaatgaacaagcAAAAATAATC
This window encodes:
- the LOC132405076 gene encoding uncharacterized protein K02A2.6-like gives rise to the protein MTRDCQICAECKPHFYCPDTAQLVKATRPFERLSVDFKGPLPSTDRNVYFLSVIDKFSRFPFAIPCPDTTATSVIKALRQLFTLFGYPCYIHSDRGSSFMSEELRQYLLARGIATSRTTSYNPRGNGQVERENATVWKATLLALKSKGLPVSRSQLLAMAVTRMKFTIVFNV